Proteins encoded in a region of the Botrytis cinerea B05.10 chromosome 11, complete sequence genome:
- the Bcerb1 gene encoding Bcerb1: MAPPTNQRKRKAVTRDEPEISDVESEAEFGDGILEGILSQSEDESDDSAAEEDSEDEEDLDEEELEALDSDEVPSENGEGEGSMTRTSLNKINADEDDDKPNYTVVKDANGGERYVYEEINPVYDSDDSDAQEPTNTIGNIPLSFYDSYPHIGYDINGKKIMRPAKGEALDALLDSIDIPKGWTGLTDPSTGKPLNLTQEELEVLRRIQTNEVPEDGYDPYPDYVPYFSGVEEIMPLSSAPEPKRRFLPSKHEAKRIMKIVRAIREGRILPYKPPQEREEEEEEHHYDIWQNEEAQPDHIMKIPAPKPPPPGYDLSYNPPPEYLPSKAERKEWEATDPEDREKEYLPTAYDSLRKVPGYDKFINERFERSLDLYLAPRVRKNRLNIDPASLLPKLPKPEELKPFPTVTQTLFRGHDGRVRSLAIDPSGTWLATGGDDGTVRVWELLTGKQLWSAQIGDEEAVNVVKWRPAKDAIILSAAAGDDIFLMVPTIIDPVAESNSRELLDAGFGYATNATQALTANGQKKEPVATWARPTSRLQDEGVLIKITVRSTVKVINWHRRGDFFSTVSPTAQKSAVAIHTLSKHLTQIPFRRLPGIAQTAQFHPSRPIFFVATQRTIRSYDLQKQELVKIIQPGARWISSFDIHPGGDNLIVGSYDRRLLWHDLDLSTRPYKTMRFHNKAIRAVKYHKGGLPLFADASDDGSLQIFHGKVVSDAMENATIVPVKVLKGHKVKSALGVMDLDWHPKEPWLVSAGADGTCRLWT, translated from the exons ATGGCACCTCCAACAAACCAACGAAAGCGCAAAGCTGTTACCCGAGATGAACCTGAGATATCCGATGTCGAATCTGAGGCAGAATTTGGCGATGGAATTTTAGAAGGCATCTTGTCGCAAAGTGAAGATGAATCCGACGACAGCGCAGCAGAGGAGGACagtgaagacgaagaagatttggatgaggaagagCTCGAGGCATTGGATAGTGACGAGGTACCCTCAGAGAATGGCGAGGGAGAAGGATCCATGACAAGAACTTCCCTCAACAAGATCAATGCCGACGAAGACGATGACAAGCCCAACTACACTGTGGTGAAGGATGCTAATGGAGGAGAACGTTATGTTTATGAAGAGATAAACCCAGTCTACGACTCAGATGACTCAGATGCTCAAGAGCCAACTAATACTATTGGAAACATCCCATTGTCTTTCTATGATTCTTATCCTCACATTGGTTATGACatcaatggaaagaaaattatgaGACCTGCAAAGGGTGAAGCACTTGATGCATTGCTGGATAGTATCGATATTCCAAAGGGATGGACAGGTCTTACAGATCCTTCTACAGGCAAGCCCCTCAACTTGACTCAAGAGGAATTGGAGGTTCTGCGCAGAATACAAACAAATGAAGTTCCTGAAGATGGTTACGACCCATATCCT GATTACGTTCCATATTTCAGCGGCGTGGAGGAGATTATGCCTCTGAGCTCAGCTCCTGAGCCTAAACGACGTTTCTTGCCGTCCAAGCATGAAGCAAAACGAATCatgaagattgttcgggCAATTCGAGAAGGTAGAATCTTACCATATAAACCACCACAAGAGcgcgaggaagaggaagaggaacaCCACTACGATATATGGCAGAACGAGGAGGCGCAACCAGATCACATCATGAAGATCCCAGCTCCAAAACCACCTCCACCAGGATACGATCTAAGTTACAATCCACCTCCTGAGTATCTCCCATCTAAAGcagaaagaaaggaatggGAAGCTACAGATCCTGAAGATAGAGAGAAGGAGTATCTACCAACAGCATATGACTCTTTACGAAAAGTGCCGGGATATGACAAGTTTATCAATGAGAGGTTCGAACGTTCGCTTGATCTCTATTTGGCACCGCGAGTTCGCAAGAATAGGCTTAATATCGACCCTGCTTCTTTACTTCCAAAGCTACCAAAACCAGAGGAGCTTAAGCCTTTCCCAACTGTCACGCAGACATTATTCCGTGGCCATGATGGTAGGGTGCGAAGCTTGGCCATTGATCCATCTGGAACATGGCTGGCTACcggtggtgatgatggtaCTGTTCGTGTTTGGGAACTTTTGACTGGAAAACAACTCTGGAGTGCACAGATAGGAGATGAGGAGGCAGTCAATGTTGTTAAGTGGCGCCCGGCGAAGGATGCTATCATACTTTCTGCCGCAGCTGGAGACGACATATTCCTCATGGTACCCACCATAATTGATCCAGTTGCTGAGAGCAATAGCCGAGAATTGTTAGATGCTGGATTTGGTTATGCAACAAATGCCACCCAGGCACTTACGGCAAACGGACAGAAGAAAGAACCTGTCGCTACCTGGGCTCGTCCTACCTCACGCCTACAAGATGAAGGTGTACTAATCAAGATTACCGTAAGATCTACAGTCAAGGTTATTAATTGGCACCGAAGAGGTGACTTTTTTTCTACTGTATCTCCTACAGCTCAAAAGTCTGCCGTTGCAATTCACACACTCTCGAAACATCTCACACAAATTCCATTCAGACGTCTTCCCGGTATCGCCCAAACTGCTCAATTCCATCCCTCTCGGCCCATTTTCTTCGTTGCCACTCAACGCACAATCCGCAGTTACGACTTACAAAAACAAGAATTGGTCAAGATCATTCAACCTGGTGCTCGCTGgatctcttctttcgatATCCATCCTGGAGGTGACAATCTCATTGTTGGTTCCTATGATCGTCGTCTCTTATGGCATGATCTCGATCTTTCTACTCGCCCATACAAGACTATGCGTTTCCACAACAAAGCTATCAGAGCTGTCAAATACCATAAAGGTGGTCTTCCATTGTTTGCTGATGCTAGTGACGACGGAAGTTTGCAAATCTTCCACGGAAAGGTTGTAAGTGATGCGATGGAGAATGCCACTATCGTACCAGTGAAGGTTTTGAAGGGACACAAGGTCAAGAGCGCTTTAGGCGTCATGGATTTGGACTGGCATCCAAAGGAGCCTTGGCTTGTTAGTGCTGGTGCGGATGGTACATGTAGATTGTGGACTTAA
- the Bcerv29 gene encoding Bcerv29, with amino-acid sequence MSIRGNAGYGLGGQNSFGGGSSMGGMDKQSESGTLDAIREQTSKIEDFLDTLSDPVKPYLPAIGRFLIVVTFLEDALRIITQWSDQLLYLHDYRHIPSGLTHLFLIVNVLAMVSCSTLVITRRYSDYAVGGLIGVVVVQALGYGLIFDLNFFLRNLSVMGGLLMVLSDSWVRKSKAFAGLPEIDEKDRKMYFQLAGRVLLIFLFVGFVFSGTWSVWRVIVALFGLVACVMVVVGFKAKFSAIMLVLILSVFNVLVNNFWTLHEHHPHKDFAKYDFFQILSIVGGLLLLVNSGPGKYSIDEKKKVY; translated from the exons ATGTCGATACGCGGTAATGCAGGGTATGGTTTAGGTGGGCAGAACTCATTCGGAGGAGGATCAAGTATGGGTGGTATGGATAAACAGAGCGAATCTGGTACTCTGGATGCGATCAGAGAACAAACAAGCAAGATTGAGGATTTCTTGGATACATTGAGTGATCCTGTTAAGCC ATATTTGCCAGCCATCGGACGATTCCTGATTGTCGTTACATTCCTGGAGGATGCATTGAGAATAATTACACAATGGAGCGACCAACTATTATATCTGCATGATTACCGACACA TCCCAAGCGGTCTTACACATCTCTTCCTGATCGTTAACGTACTCGCAATGGTCTCATGCTCCACACTAGTCATCACACGAAGATACTCGGATTACGCTGTTGGTGGATTGATTGGCGTAGTAGTCGTACAAGCTCTTGGATACGGTCTTATCTTCGatctcaacttcttcctccGAAACCTTTCGGTCATGGGTGGTCTATTGATGGTTTTGTCCGATTCATGGGTCCGCAAATCAAAGGCTTTTGCTGGTCTCCCGGAAATTGACGAGAAGGACCGCAAGATGTACTTCCAGCTTGCTGGTCGTGTCTTGTtgatcttcctcttcgtcgGATTCGTTTTCAGTGGCACCTGGAGTGTTTGGAGAGTGATTGTGGCACTTTTCGGTCTCGTTGCATGTGTCATGGTTGTTGTGGGCTTCAAGGCAAAGTTCAGTGCTATCATGCTTGTGCTTATCTTGAGTGTTTTCAACGTATTGGTAAACAACTTTTGGACT CTTCACGAACACCACCCCCACAAGGACTTCGCAAAGTACGATTTCTTCCAAATTCTATCTATCGTAGGAGGTCTCCTCCTCCTTGTCAACAGCGGACCAGGAAAATACTCCATcgacgagaagaagaaggtctACTAA